A part of Pelecanus crispus isolate bPelCri1 chromosome 22, bPelCri1.pri, whole genome shotgun sequence genomic DNA contains:
- the LOC104026918 gene encoding putative PIP5K1A and PSMD4-like protein translates to MPGSSGQPGSQTIKKGHRGVDSTGETTYKKTTSSALKGAIQLGITHTVGSLSTKPERDVLMQDFYVVESIFFPSEGSNLTPAHHYNDFRFKTYAPVAFRYFRELFGIRPDDYLYSLCNEPLIELSNSGASGSLFYVSSDDEFIIKTVQHKEAEFLQKLLPGYYMNLNQNPRTLLPKFYGLYCVQAGGKNIRIVVMNNLLPRSVKMHLKYDLKGSTYKRRASQKEREKVFPTYKDLDFMQDIPDGLFLDSDMYNALCKTLQRDCLVLQSFKIMDYSLLVAIHNIDLAQREHVMADGTSQIDMRRPAAQKALYSTAMESIQGEARRGGTIETDDQMGGIPARNAKGERLLLYIGIIDVLQSYRFVKKLEHSWKALVHDGDTVSVHRPSFYAERFQRFMCNTAFKKIPLKPSPSKKSRSGTTVPRRSCQGGVPSQSHMSCETKAQVTTEADIEQGSHLGRPDLLPRTLPVDEANSDSIATTLSTSSLGSGGLNSPANSGSPGPSIPEHSAELREQLEDLQETEISFVSTSLFRRKRAAVEVDGELPGLRGPWLCREHNDKYSQTFLFKCEMVVGSQSASVLFGQVRAGLREGGKMVLESTMVCVDNSEYMRNGDFLPTRLQAQQDAVNIVCHSKTRSNPENNVGLITLANNCEVLTTLTPDTGRILSKLHTVQPKGKITFCTGIRVAHLALKHRQGKNHKMRIIAFVGSPVEDNEKDLVKLAKRLKKEKVNVDIINFGEEEANTDKLTAFINTLNGKDGTGSHLVTVPPGPSLADALISSPILAGEGGAMLGLGASDFEFGVDPSADPELALALRVSMEEQRQRQEEEARRAAAASAAEAGIAATGGDDSDDALLKMTITQQEFGRAGLPDLSSMTEEEQIAYAMQMSLQGAEFAPAEAAEVDSSTAMDTSEPAKEEDDYDVMQDPEFLQSVLENLPGVDPNNEAIRNAMGSLASQASKESKDKKEEEKK, encoded by the exons ATGCCAGGTTCTTCTGGACAGCCAGGCTCACAGACGATAAAGAAAGGGCACAGAGGAGTGGACTCCACAGGCGAGACTACCTATAAAAAG ACGACATCATCTGCCTTGAAAGGTGCCATTCAGCTGGGCATTACACACACAGTTGGAAGCTTGAGCACCAAACCCGAAAGAGATGTTCTCATGCAAGATTTCTATGTAgtagaaagtattttcttcccaAG TGAAGGGAGTAACCTGACCCCAGCTCATCACTACAATGACTTTCGGTTCAAAACCTATGCTCCAGTGGCCTTCCGCTATTTCCGGGAGCTCTTTGGGATCCGACCAGATGACTATCTG TACTCGCTCTGCAATGAGCCACTCATTGAACTTTCAAACTCTGGGGCCAGTGGATCCCTCTTCTATGTATCCAGTGACGATGAATTTATCATCAAAACGGTTCAGCACAAAGAGGCTGAGTTCTTACAGAAGCTGCTGCCTGGCTACTACATG AATTTGAACCAGAACCCAAGGACGCTGCTGCCAAAGTTTTACGGCTTGTACTGTGTCCAGGCCGGAGGCAAAAACATTCGCATTGTTGTGATGAACAACTTACTGCCGCGCTCTGTCAAAATGCACCTGAAATACGACCTGAAGGGCTCCACCTACAAACGCCGAGCATCCCAGAAGGAGCGGGAGAAGGTCTTCCCAACATACAAGGACTTGGATTTTATGCAGGACATCCCTGATGGCCTCTTCTTAGACTCTGACATGTATAATGCTCTGTGCAAAACGTTACAGAGAGACTGTTTG GTCCTGCAGAGCTTTAAAATCATGGATTACAGTTTGCTTGTTGCAATCCATAACATCGATCTGGCACAGAGAGAGCACGTGATGGCGGACGGGACATCCCAGATCGATATGCGGCGACCCGCTGCCCAGAAGGCCCTCTACTCAACAGCCATGGAGTCCATCCAAGGAGAGGCTCGGCGAGGTGGCACCATAGAAACAGATGACCA GATGGGAGGCATTCCAGCCCGCAACGCGAAGGgggagaggctgctgctgtACATTGGCATCATTGATGTGTTGCAGTCCTACAG ATTTGTCAAGAAGCTGGAGCACTCTTGGAAGGCCCTTGTACATGATGGG GACACTGTATCTGTGCACAGACCCAGCTTCTACGCCGAAAGGTTCCAACGGTTCATGTGCAACACAGCGTTCAAGAAAATACCAC TAAAGCCATCCCCTTCCAAGAAGAGCCGATCTGGCACAACAGTTCCTCGGCGAAGCTGTCAAGGAGGAGTGCCTTCCCAGTCGCACATGTCGTGCGAGACAAAAGCACAAGTAACGACAGAGGCGGATATAGAGCAAG GTTCCCACCTTGGTCGCCCAGATCTCCTGCCCAGGACCCTGCCGGTAGATGAAGCTAACAGCGATTCCATCGCAACAACCCTGTCCACTTCTTCCTTGGGCAGCGGAGGCCTCAACTCTCCCGCAAATAG TGGCTCCCCAGGACCTTCCATACCCGAGCactctgcagagctgagagAGCAGCTCGAAGACCTGCAAGAGACAGAGATAAGCTTTGTGAGTACTTCCCTATTTAGGAGGAAAAGAGCAGCTGTGGAAGTGGATGGAGAATTGCCGGGGTTACGTGGTCCCTGGTTGTGCCGGGAACACA ATGATAAATACTCGCAGACATTCCTGTTTAAATGTGAGATGGTGGTTGGG AGCCAATCGGCGAGCGTCTTGTTTGGCCAGGTCCGGGCCGGTCTGAGGGAGGGAGGCAAGATGGTTCTGGAGAGCACCATGGTGTG CGTTGACAACAGCGAGTACATGAGAAATGGAGACTTCTTACCCACTCGCCTGCAAGCCCAGCAAGATGCTGTCAACATTGTGTGCCACTCGAAAACCCGCAGTAACCCTGAGAACAACGTGGGGCTCATCACCTTAGCCAA TAACTGTGAAGTGTTGACCACGCTCACTCCAGACACAGGCCGGATCCTTTCAAAGCTACACACAGTGCAACCCAAAGGGAAAATTACCTTTTGCACAGGGATCAGAGTTGCTCAC CTGGCTTTAAAACATCGCCAAGGCAAGAACCACAAGATGCGAATCATTGCCTTCGTTGGGAGCCCTGTAGAAGATAACGAGAAAGAT CTGGTGAAACTGGCAAAGCGTCTTAAGAAAGAGAAAGTCAACGTTGACATCATCAATTTTGGAGAAGAG GAAGCCAACACGGACAAGCTGACTGCCTTCATTAACACCTTAAATGGCAAGGATGGCACTGGCTCCCACCTGGTGACGGTGCCGCCGGGGCCAAGCCTGGCCGATGCCCTCATCAGCTCCCCCATCCTGGCCGGGGAGGGAGGTGCCATGCTGGGCCTCGGCGCCAGTGACTTCGAGTTCGGTGTGGACCCCAGCGCGGACCCGGAGCTGGCTCTG GCTCTGCGCGTCTCCATGGAGGAACAGAGGCAGCGGCAAGAGGAGGAAGCCAGGAGAGCTGCGGCCGCCTCTGCGGCCGAGGCTGGGATCGCGGCCACTGGCGGGGACG ATTCAGACGATGCCCTGCTGAAGATGACGATAACTCAGCAGGAGTTTggccgggctgggctgcccgACCTCAGCAGCATGACGGAGGAGGAGCAGATCGCCTACGCCATGCAGATGTCACTGCAGGGAGCGG AGTTTGccccagcagaggcagcagaagtGGATAGCAGCACAGCCATGGATACCTCGGAACCTGCTAAG gaGGAAGATGACTACGACGTGATGCAGGACCCCGAGTTCCTGCAGAGCGTGCTGGAGAACCTGCCAGGCGTGGACCCCAACAACGAGGCCATCCGCAACGCCATGGGCTCCCTGGCCTCTCAGGCCTCCAAGGAGAGCAAGgacaaaaaggaagaggagaagaaatga